One window of Hymenobacter sp. BRD128 genomic DNA carries:
- the rny gene encoding ribonuclease Y, giving the protein MSQLILYCAVAAIVALVVGVLVGRQLAGKARQDHEGEARAKAQQLLEEAETQANRTRDERIQQSKDKFRNLKNEYEQEQKRQRREFDTESQRLKAALDQELTERRQGVLAQEQSIKHLTDTTQRQLEALQHKEKELEATREKLETQAQQQRERLEQQEEKRQQKHETTLADLQAKQQQAEAQIHEVQSQLEKVAGLTAAEAREQLVESLKNEAQLQASSYIKDTVAQAKLTATKDAKKVVLETIQRTASEHAIENCVSVFNIESDDVKGKIIGREGRNIRALEAATGVEVIVDDTPEAIIISGFDPVRREIARLSLHLLVKDGRIHPARVEEIVAKTTKKIEEEIIEIGERTVIDLGIHGLHPELIRMVGRMRFRSSYGQNLLQHSREVANLCATMAAELGLNVKHARRAGLLHDIGKVTTEEPELPHAILGMEMAKKYKEHPDVVNAIGAHHDEIEMTALISPIVQACDAISGSRPGARREMMESYIKRLKQLEETASSFKGVNQTYAIQAGRELRVIVDAENVSDDRAGELSFEISQKIEKEMQYPGQIKVTVIREMRSVAYAK; this is encoded by the coding sequence ATGTCTCAACTAATTTTATATTGCGCGGTTGCTGCCATCGTCGCCCTCGTGGTGGGCGTGCTGGTGGGCCGGCAGCTAGCCGGCAAAGCCCGGCAAGACCACGAAGGCGAAGCTAGGGCCAAAGCCCAGCAGCTACTCGAAGAAGCCGAAACCCAGGCCAACCGCACCCGCGACGAGCGCATTCAGCAGTCGAAAGACAAGTTTCGCAACCTCAAAAACGAGTACGAGCAGGAGCAGAAGCGCCAGCGGCGCGAGTTTGACACCGAAAGCCAGCGCCTCAAGGCCGCCCTCGACCAAGAGCTGACCGAGCGCCGCCAGGGTGTATTAGCCCAGGAGCAGAGCATCAAACACCTCACTGATACTACGCAGCGCCAGCTCGAAGCCCTGCAACACAAGGAGAAAGAACTGGAAGCCACCCGCGAAAAACTGGAAACCCAGGCCCAGCAGCAGCGCGAGCGCCTGGAGCAGCAAGAAGAAAAGCGCCAGCAAAAGCACGAAACTACGCTAGCCGACCTGCAGGCTAAACAGCAGCAGGCCGAGGCCCAAATCCACGAAGTACAGAGCCAACTCGAAAAAGTAGCCGGCCTCACCGCCGCCGAAGCCCGCGAGCAATTGGTGGAAAGCTTGAAGAACGAGGCGCAGCTTCAGGCTAGCTCCTACATCAAGGATACCGTGGCGCAGGCCAAGCTCACGGCCACTAAGGATGCCAAGAAGGTAGTGCTCGAAACCATTCAGCGCACCGCTTCGGAGCACGCCATCGAGAACTGCGTGTCGGTGTTTAACATCGAAAGCGACGATGTGAAGGGTAAAATTATCGGCCGCGAGGGCCGCAACATTCGGGCGCTCGAAGCGGCTACGGGCGTCGAAGTCATCGTAGACGACACGCCCGAGGCTATCATCATCTCGGGCTTCGACCCGGTGCGCCGCGAAATTGCCCGCCTCTCGCTGCACCTGCTGGTGAAGGACGGCCGCATTCACCCGGCTAGGGTGGAGGAAATTGTGGCTAAGACCACCAAAAAAATCGAGGAGGAAATCATTGAAATCGGCGAGCGCACGGTTATCGACCTCGGCATTCACGGCCTGCACCCCGAGCTGATTCGGATGGTAGGCCGCATGCGCTTCCGCTCCAGCTACGGCCAGAATTTGCTCCAGCACAGCCGCGAAGTAGCCAATCTCTGCGCCACAATGGCCGCCGAGCTGGGCCTCAACGTGAAGCACGCCCGCCGCGCCGGCCTGCTCCACGACATTGGCAAGGTAACCACCGAGGAGCCCGAGCTGCCCCACGCCATTCTGGGCATGGAGATGGCCAAGAAGTACAAGGAGCACCCCGACGTGGTGAACGCCATCGGCGCCCACCACGACGAAATCGAGATGACGGCGCTCATTTCGCCCATCGTGCAGGCTTGCGACGCCATTTCGGGCTCGCGCCCCGGCGCCCGGCGCGAAATGATGGAGAGCTACATCAAGCGCCTCAAGCAGCTGGAGGAAACCGCTAGCTCGTTCAAAGGCGTCAACCAGACCTACGCCATACAGGCCGGCCGCGAGCTGCGCGTGATTGTGGACGCCGAAAACGTGAGCGATGACCGCGCCGGCGAGCTAAGCTTCGAGATTTCGCAGAAAATTGAGAAGGAAATGCAGTACCCGGGGCAGATTAAGGTCACGGTTATCCGCGAAATGCGCTCGGTAGCCTACGCTAAATAA
- a CDS encoding cell division protein ZapA gives MNDLAIKIRIAERDYPMRVAVADEERLRLAGRQLSEKLREFREQYGIQDKQDLLAMVALATMADSLKVSKEKDGTDAALTERLARLDELLTGVVLAA, from the coding sequence ATGAACGACTTAGCTATCAAAATTCGCATTGCCGAGCGCGATTATCCCATGCGGGTAGCCGTGGCCGACGAGGAGCGCCTGCGCCTGGCCGGCCGGCAGCTCAGCGAAAAGCTGCGCGAGTTTCGGGAGCAGTACGGCATTCAGGACAAACAGGACCTGCTGGCGATGGTAGCCCTCGCCACAATGGCTGACTCCTTGAAAGTCAGCAAAGAAAAGGATGGAACCGATGCAGCCCTCACCGAGCGCCTGGCGCGCCTCGACGAGCTGCTGACTGGCGTGGTGCTGGCGGCCTAG